One Solibacillus sp. R5-41 DNA segment encodes these proteins:
- the lepB gene encoding signal peptidase I: MMPTYEDGDIVIVNKIGKKISGIERFDVIVFETPIGEIYIKRVIGLPGDHIAYENDTLYINDEALEESYLDLYKEQLLDNGTLTQDFTLQSLTDYSTIPEGYFFVLGDNRRNSVDSRYPSVGLVPMEKVIGKVNIRFYPLDSIGIVK, from the coding sequence ATGATGCCCACATATGAAGATGGAGACATAGTTATAGTAAATAAAATTGGTAAGAAAATTTCTGGTATCGAAAGATTTGATGTTATCGTATTCGAAACCCCTATTGGTGAGATTTATATTAAACGTGTCATAGGATTACCAGGAGACCATATTGCTTATGAGAATGACACGCTTTATATAAACGACGAAGCTTTAGAAGAATCATATTTAGACTTGTATAAAGAACAATTGCTAGACAATGGTACACTAACACAAGATTTCACTTTACAGTCTTTAACAGATTATTCAACAATACCAGAAGGCTATTTTTTTGTTTTAGGTGATAATCGTAGAAATAGTGTTGATAGTAGATATCCTAGCGTGGGATTAGTACCAATGGAAAAGGTAATAGGAAAAGTCAATATTAGATTTTATCCACTTGATAGTATCGGTATTGTTAAATAA
- a CDS encoding DUF2812 domain-containing protein produces the protein MMKVFRPFWSYDVKKTEVWLSDMAKNGYLLVGLNRWTRYFFFRESQSENITYRIGYDKMQGASLSNSLVDEGWEKVIQSGNWYVISNEKPLLQIKTTSVREGIIKRNKIIMYIFSAILIYFTCIAIFNLTIISFTLFQNEPVEVVESPMWILTYSLLGLAVAIFVLAIYSVLKIKKTNKYLISDKSNKLQGVKHTEGRLSKEKEKQLKRTGQMVVKRKLGWMYSPDRLEKWLETMEELGYNLYRVSRTGTTFYFIIGTPRKVSYCADYQNISDESYYDMHRDAGWNSVFISYSSLQKWTIWSQEYSEAEERPQIYSDQSYHLKQARRVAIAYTILFLPLTIMYILNLGLFIGGMFNNGTTTLNILNTVMFLFCILIFGSFTVRTWLYYLRLKKRYDFQF, from the coding sequence ATGATGAAAGTATTTAGACCATTCTGGAGCTATGACGTAAAAAAAACTGAAGTATGGCTTTCTGACATGGCAAAAAATGGTTACTTATTAGTGGGATTGAATCGATGGACACGTTACTTTTTCTTTCGTGAAAGTCAGTCGGAAAATATAACATATAGAATAGGTTACGATAAAATGCAAGGTGCTTCATTGTCTAATTCTTTAGTAGATGAAGGTTGGGAAAAGGTTATACAGAGTGGGAACTGGTATGTAATATCGAATGAAAAGCCTCTTCTACAAATAAAAACCACATCCGTTCGTGAAGGTATTATTAAACGTAATAAGATAATTATGTACATTTTTAGTGCTATTTTAATTTATTTTACATGTATTGCTATATTTAATCTCACTATAATAAGCTTTACTTTGTTTCAAAATGAACCTGTTGAAGTTGTCGAAAGTCCTATGTGGATTTTAACCTATTCTTTATTAGGATTAGCTGTAGCAATATTTGTTCTTGCTATCTATTCAGTTCTTAAAATTAAGAAAACAAACAAATATTTGATTAGTGACAAATCAAACAAACTTCAAGGCGTAAAGCATACTGAAGGAAGACTAAGTAAAGAAAAAGAAAAGCAGTTGAAACGTACTGGCCAAATGGTTGTCAAAAGAAAGCTTGGGTGGATGTATTCTCCTGATAGACTTGAAAAATGGCTCGAAACAATGGAGGAACTTGGGTATAACCTTTACCGAGTAAGTAGAACAGGAACAACTTTCTATTTTATCATTGGTACCCCTCGTAAGGTAAGCTACTGTGCTGATTATCAAAACATCTCTGATGAAAGCTATTACGACATGCACAGAGATGCTGGATGGAATAGTGTTTTTATTTCCTACTCCTCTTTACAAAAGTGGACGATATGGAGCCAAGAATATTCAGAAGCCGAGGAAAGACCCCAAATCTATAGTGACCAATCATATCACTTAAAACAGGCTAGAAGGGTAGCAATCGCATATACAATTTTGTTTCTACCTTTGACCATCATGTATATTTTAAATTTAGGGTTATTCATTGGTGGGATGTTTAATAACGGCACAACGACATTGAATATACTAAACACTGTTATGTTTTTATTCTGTATTCTTATTTTTGGTTCATTCACAGTAAGAACTTGGCTGTATTACTTGCGACTTAAAAAGCGTTATGACTTTCAATTTTAG
- a CDS encoding PadR family transcriptional regulator, with product MDINKVLKKYVPMTETAFYILLSLTKPRHGYGIVKHVEEISGLRVRLGSGTVYGTLTKMQKDGVITVFADEERKTVYEVTEIGKKLMVAEINRLEELHQNAIKYEEDFL from the coding sequence TTGGACATTAATAAAGTCTTAAAAAAATACGTTCCTATGACAGAAACCGCGTTTTATATCCTTCTATCCTTAACAAAACCGCGCCACGGATATGGAATTGTCAAACATGTAGAAGAAATTTCAGGATTACGAGTTCGATTAGGATCTGGTACCGTTTATGGCACTCTGACAAAAATGCAAAAAGATGGGGTTATAACTGTATTTGCAGATGAAGAAAGAAAAACAGTTTATGAGGTTACTGAAATTGGAAAAAAATTAATGGTTGCCGAGATTAATCGCCTTGAAGAGCTGCATCAAAATGCAATTAAATACGAGGAGGATTTCTTATGA
- a CDS encoding magnesium transporter — MSFCSFIATNYEMPEVETKAKYITVKEAIELEIKPHELVPWEKMDPNSKILFVENEDDLNELVIKKDAYYDVSGYTSYPFIYEVNFIYSELRAKQLLEYLKENIREGQILELWKVWIGLDDNEINIPYIRCYYEELSLNHLVKLYNWNYEKFKEQYCIILER, encoded by the coding sequence ATGAGTTTTTGTTCATTTATAGCAACAAATTATGAAATGCCAGAAGTAGAAACAAAAGCGAAGTATATTACTGTTAAGGAAGCTATAGAATTAGAAATAAAACCACATGAGTTGGTACCTTGGGAGAAGATGGACCCTAATAGCAAAATATTATTTGTTGAAAATGAAGATGACTTAAATGAATTGGTCATTAAAAAGGACGCTTACTATGATGTAAGTGGATATACAAGTTATCCATTCATTTATGAAGTGAATTTTATCTATTCGGAATTGAGGGCAAAGCAATTACTGGAGTACCTAAAAGAAAATATTAGAGAAGGACAGATTTTAGAACTATGGAAAGTATGGATTGGTCTTGACGATAATGAAATAAATATACCGTATATTAGATGTTACTATGAAGAATTATCTCTAAATCACCTGGTGAAACTGTACAATTGGAACTATGAAAAATTTAAAGAACAATATTGTATAATATTAGAAAGATAA
- a CDS encoding type 1 glutamine amidotransferase family protein encodes MQIKKVYLYVFNTMSDWEYGYLIAELNSGRYFKKDLAPLKVITVGSNKEIITTMGGLSIKPDISLDECNFDSNDLVILPGGNTWGEDIHHTILKEIGEALKLGTIVAAICGATEGLANMGYLDSRKHTSNSLEYIKMVCPNYKGENLYEIESVVVGGNLITASGVAPLEFAMEVLKKLDVLAPDTLHSWYSLNKTHKLEYFFQLMNSINK; translated from the coding sequence ATGCAAATAAAAAAGGTTTATCTTTATGTATTTAATACAATGTCAGACTGGGAATATGGATATTTAATTGCTGAATTAAACTCAGGAAGATACTTCAAAAAGGATTTAGCTCCTTTAAAAGTAATTACAGTAGGATCGAATAAAGAAATTATTACTACAATGGGGGGACTGAGTATAAAACCAGATATTTCTCTTGATGAATGTAACTTTGATAGTAATGATCTTGTAATTCTGCCTGGGGGGAATACTTGGGGAGAAGATATTCATCACACTATCTTGAAAGAAATCGGTGAGGCTTTAAAACTTGGCACTATTGTTGCTGCTATATGTGGTGCAACTGAGGGACTAGCGAATATGGGATATCTAGATTCTAGAAAGCACACTAGTAATAGCTTAGAGTATATTAAAATGGTCTGTCCTAATTATAAAGGGGAAAATTTGTATGAGATAGAATCTGTGGTAGTTGGTGGAAATTTGATTACTGCATCAGGAGTAGCTCCTTTGGAATTTGCGATGGAAGTACTGAAAAAATTAGATGTACTTGCACCAGATACATTACATTCGTGGTATAGCCTAAATAAGACTCACAAGCTTGAATACTTCTTCCAGTTAATGAACTCAATAAATAAATGA